From the genome of Thunnus thynnus chromosome 1, fThuThy2.1, whole genome shotgun sequence, one region includes:
- the LOC137187652 gene encoding plakophilin-3-like: MSVAVEGCFLSALPPTSSCTAYVLPSDGPSPDPMAKARRVREQVRMRLAEKKSSSLPRLDDSLLDATDYSFPAAKSHTHTLGFSSRSMIHTPSRVMAVPTVPLHSSGFSSRSAVESSSRVNHSGASMVQKSYQATQSQSRSRRSKSLCQADQEGLPLTVLVPPENTSYPTTVPPPGTLRRSLSGTLAQGRGYWQEEELPYQYTYKGPSHRTISRITNRQQHYQQQSSAFGQDGWGSGRGVPMAGDGWGAQWQQHVSRASHAGTGQYQAALHRAASLRSVRSVGKGVDVLEGASIHSNDPLGGLQGLDMPTAVRYLSEPDTALQVLGAAYIQHQCYHSNDAKNQVRVLHGVPALVQLFSSDNQEVQRFATGATRNLIYENVDNKAALIDANGVKHLVSILGEPDDELRKNITGVLWNLSSRDNLKEKLSKEALSDLTEKVLIPLCGSIPLSPSERDIFYNTTGCLRNLSSVNERTRQKMREMRGLVDSLVSYIQQEDRADDKGLENSLCVLRNLSYQLYSELPPSVRHRLEGPTRDSASRNSEAIGCFTLYGKKHSEQRNQNLFILSEVSRQPKGAEWLWHPKVVILYKHILQNSNSGSISREAAIGALQNITAGDARWSSVLSGVVLEQERMLPILLDLLDTNNEMELRPLTGLLRNLARHSTNKDHMAKSMVNVLVSKLPSDGHQKTPSSEVVVNICGALNHLVTCSSLAARDISYFNGLPKLIGIKTSHDHSSGSLKAARAASTVLCNMFQYNKLHKDFKLKGFARRDFTDATI; encoded by the exons ATGAGTGTCGCGGTGGAAGGCTGCTTTCTGTCCGCTCTGCCGCCTACCTCCTCCTGCACCGCTTATGTGCTTCCCTCGGACGGCCCGTCTCCGGACCCGATGGCTAAGGCCAGGAGGGTCCGGGAGCAGGTCCGGATGCGGCTGGCCGAGAAGAAGTCCTCCTCCTTACCCAGACTGGACGACTCGCTGCTGGACGCAACAG ACTACAGTTTTCCTGCAGCAAAGAGCCACACTCACACCCTTGGCTTCAGTTCCAGATCCATGATACACACACCCAGCCGGGTCATGGCT GTGCCCACAGTACCCCTGCACTCCTCTGGTTTCTCCTCTCGCTCTGCTGTGGAAAGCAGTTCCAGGGTGAACCATTCAGGAGCCAGCATGGTCCAGAAGAGCTACCAAGCCACccaatcacagagcagaagCAGACGCTCTAAGTCGCTGTGCCAGGCAGACCAGGAGGGACTTCCTCTGACTGTGTTGGTACCTCCAGAGAACACCTCCTACCCGACCACTGTGCCTCCCCCCGGCACCCTAAGGCGCAGCCTCAGCGGAACACTGGCCCAGGGGAGAGGGTActggcaggaggaggagctgccATACCAGTACACCTACAAAGGCCCCTCTCACCGCACCATCAGCCGTATCACCAACCGTCAGCAGCACTACCAGCAGCAGAGCTCCGCTTTTGGCCAGGATGGCTGGGGGTCTGGCAGGGGGGTTCCCATGGCAGGGGATGGCTGGGGGGCACAGTGGCAGCAGCACGTCTCCAGGGCCAGCCATGCAGGGACAGGGCAGTACCAAGCTGCCCTGCACCGGGCAGCCTCGCTGCGCAGCGTGAGGAGTGTTGGGAAAGGAGTGGATGTTTTGGAGGGTGCATCAATACACAGCAATGACCCACTAGGAGG gttgcAGGGCCTGGACATGCCTACAGCTGTCAGATATCTGTCCGAGCCAGACACTGCCTTGCAAGTTCTGGGAGCTGCATATATACAACACCAGTGTTACCATAGCAACGATGCTAAAAACCAG GTCCGTGTTCTGCATGGTGTTCCAGCTCTGGTTCAGCTTTTCTCCAGTGACAACCAGGAAGTGCAGCGTTTTGCCACTGGCGCCACACGGAACCTCATCTACGAGAACGTTGACAACAAGGCGGCGCTCATAGATGCCAATGGTGTGAAGCATCTCGTCAGCATCCTGGGCGAACCCGATGATGAGCTTCGAAAGAACATCACTG GTGTACTGTGGAATCTGTCCTCTAGAGACAACCTGAAGGAGAAGCTGTCCAAAGAAGCTTTATCAGATCTGACAGAGAAAGTACTGATTCCTCTGTGCGGTAGCATCCCACTCAGCCCATCTGAGAGAGATATCTTTTACAACACCACCGGCTGCCTCAG gAACTTGAGCTCAGTGAATGAGAGGACGAGACAGAAGATGAGAGAAATGCGAGGCCTGGTGGACTCTTTGGTATCCTACATTCAACAAGAAGACAGGGCAGATGACAAG GGTTTGGAGAATTCGTTGTGCGTGCTGAGGAATCTGTCCTACCAGCTGTACTCAGAGCTTCCTCCTTCAGTTCGACACCGTCTGGAGGGCCCAACCAGAGACTCTGCATCCAGGAACAGCGAGGCTATCGGCTGCTTCACCTTGTATGGCAAAAAACACTCAGAG CAGCGTAACCAGAATCTGTTCATACTGTCTGAGGTGTCCCGACAGCCTAAAGGGGCTGAGTGGCTGTGGCACCCTAAGGTGGTGATACTGTACAAGCACATTCTGCAAAACAGCAACAGTGGCTCCATCAGCCGTGAGGCTGCCATAGGAGCCCTGCAAAATATCACTGCAGGAGATGCCAGG TGGTCGTCAGTGCTGAGTGGTGTGGTGTTGGAGCAGGAGAGGATGCTGCCCATCCTGCTGGATCTGTTAGACACCAATAATGAAATGGAGCTGAGGCCTCTGACCGGCCTGCTGAGAAACCTGGCCAGACATTCCACCAACAAGGACCACATGG CTAAGAGCATGGTGAATGTGTTGGTGTCCAAGCTGCCTAGTGATGGCCATCAGAAAACACCATCCAGCGAGGTGGTGGTTAACATCTGTGGAGCGCTCAATCACCTTGTCACCTGCAGTTCCCTGGCAGCACGTGACATCTCATACTTCAACGGCCTGCCCAAACTGATCGGCATCAAAACATCCCACGATCACAG CTCTGGGAGTCTAAAAGCTGCCAGAGCAGCATCAACTGTCCTCTGCAACATGTTCCAGTACAACAAGCTGCACAAAGACTTCAAACTG